One part of the Thermoanaerobacterium sp. CMT5567-10 genome encodes these proteins:
- a CDS encoding 4Fe-4S binding protein — MLDMLKSVFSNLSRKPVTRMYPFEERKPFDINRGHLENNIDECIFCGMCQRVCPSNCIKVDRKTSVWEYNPFECVLCGVCVEKCPKKCLKLDVHYRSCTDKKYNIHLEKHDDSEKAGA, encoded by the coding sequence ATGTTGGATATGCTTAAAAGCGTTTTTTCTAATTTGTCTAGAAAGCCAGTAACTCGCATGTACCCATTTGAAGAGAGAAAGCCTTTTGATATTAACAGGGGTCATTTGGAAAACAATATTGATGAGTGTATTTTTTGCGGCATGTGCCAGAGAGTGTGCCCATCAAACTGCATAAAGGTTGACAGAAAAACCAGTGTTTGGGAGTACAATCCGTTTGAGTGTGTTCTGTGCGGCGTATGTGTAGAGAAGTGTCCTAAAAAGTGTTTAAAGCTTGATGTGCATTACAGAAGCTGTACAGACAAAAAGTACAACATTCATCTGGAAAAACACGATGATTCTGAGAAAGCCGGTGCTTAA
- a CDS encoding nickel-dependent hydrogenase large subunit → MSEKGTIPFGPQHPVLPEPIHLKLVVEDEKVIEAYPAFGFVHRGLETLAQKKDFNQMVYVVERVCGICSCMHGQDYCQAIEELMGIEVPIRAEYLRTIWAELHRIHSHLLWLGLFADAFGFENLFMQTWKIREKIMDILEATSGNRVIISVNIVGGVRKDISSDQAKWILRELDDVEEQLKDINDVVMNNYTVKERTVGIGVLTKEEAYELGATGPMAKGSGVDLDLRTTGYAAYKYLDFEPIVEKSGDSYARNLVRMKEIFQSIDLIRQALSKMPEGDINVPVKGNPPAGEVISRLEQSRGEVVYYIKSNGTKFLDRLRIRTPTFANIPALLKILPGSQLQDVPVLILTIDPCISCTER, encoded by the coding sequence ATGAGTGAAAAAGGAACTATACCGTTTGGACCGCAGCACCCTGTCTTGCCTGAGCCGATTCACCTAAAGCTTGTGGTGGAGGATGAAAAGGTTATTGAAGCATATCCGGCTTTTGGCTTTGTCCACAGGGGATTAGAGACTTTAGCGCAAAAAAAGGACTTTAACCAGATGGTGTACGTAGTAGAACGGGTATGCGGTATATGCAGTTGTATGCATGGACAGGATTATTGCCAGGCAATAGAAGAACTGATGGGTATAGAGGTTCCTATAAGAGCAGAATATCTGAGGACAATTTGGGCAGAACTTCACAGGATACACAGCCATCTTTTGTGGCTTGGTCTTTTTGCGGATGCGTTTGGTTTTGAAAATCTCTTTATGCAGACGTGGAAGATTCGCGAGAAGATAATGGACATACTAGAAGCCACATCCGGGAACAGAGTAATTATTTCAGTAAATATAGTAGGAGGTGTAAGAAAAGATATAAGCAGTGATCAGGCTAAATGGATACTTAGAGAATTAGACGATGTTGAAGAGCAGCTTAAAGACATCAATGATGTTGTCATGAATAACTACACGGTAAAAGAGAGGACAGTAGGCATAGGTGTTTTGACGAAAGAAGAAGCATATGAGCTTGGTGCTACTGGACCTATGGCTAAGGGAAGTGGTGTGGATCTGGACCTTAGGACTACCGGCTATGCAGCTTATAAATACCTTGATTTTGAACCGATTGTAGAAAAGAGCGGTGACAGTTATGCAAGAAATCTTGTCAGAATGAAAGAAATATTTCAGTCAATCGATCTTATAAGACAGGCCTTGAGTAAAATGCCTGAAGGAGATATTAATGTTCCTGTAAAAGGCAATCCGCCAGCAGGGGAAGTTATATCTAGGCTTGAGCAGTCAAGAGGAGAAGTTGTGTATTACATTAAATCAAATGGCACAAAATTTTTGGATAGGCTTCGCATAAGAACACCTACCTTTGCAAATATTCCTGCTCTTTTAAAAATACTTCCTGGATCTCAATTGCAAGATGTGCCTGTATTGATATTGACAATTGATCCTTGTATCAGTTGCACAGAGAGATAA
- a CDS encoding NADH-quinone oxidoreductase subunit C, producing the protein MIVNSREVTVDNLKKEVKKYHDDGYRFVTETCLNLEGQFKIIYTFAKGYDLDNIHIVTDGKNVPSVSDVYSCALLVENEIKELFGVEFDGLVVDFGGNLMLGESSPISPQADIEIIRREKGGKNE; encoded by the coding sequence ATGATTGTTAATAGCAGAGAAGTGACTGTTGATAACCTTAAAAAAGAAGTGAAAAAATACCATGATGATGGGTACAGATTTGTCACAGAAACTTGTTTGAATTTAGAAGGACAATTTAAAATAATATATACCTTTGCTAAAGGGTATGATTTGGATAATATCCATATTGTAACAGATGGTAAAAATGTGCCCAGTGTATCCGATGTTTATTCATGTGCACTGTTGGTAGAAAATGAGATAAAAGAACTTTTTGGTGTAGAATTCGATGGACTTGTTGTTGATTTTGGCGGCAATTTGATGCTGGGAGAGAGCTCACCAATAAGTCCGCAGGCTGATATAGAGATAATAAGAAGAGAAAAGGGTGGTAAGAATGAGTGA
- a CDS encoding NADH-quinone oxidoreductase subunit B family protein, with protein sequence MGLKEFVKKSFSKSPWVVHYDCGSCNGCDIEVLACMTPIYDMERFGMVNVGNPKHADILIVTGTVNEKNKDVLKNVYDMMPEPKVVVAAGICACSGGIFRDCYNVLGGIDKVIPVDVYIPGCPAKPEAMIDGLYKAAQILKDKYSRREVIVSAKSLG encoded by the coding sequence ATGGGATTAAAGGAATTTGTAAAAAAGTCATTTTCTAAATCACCATGGGTTGTACATTATGACTGTGGAAGCTGCAACGGTTGTGATATAGAAGTGCTTGCCTGCATGACCCCGATCTACGATATGGAGAGATTTGGAATGGTAAATGTAGGTAATCCAAAGCACGCTGATATCTTAATTGTAACTGGCACAGTAAATGAAAAAAATAAAGATGTGCTTAAAAATGTTTACGATATGATGCCTGAGCCGAAGGTAGTTGTTGCGGCAGGAATATGTGCATGCAGCGGAGGAATATTTAGAGATTGCTACAATGTTTTAGGAGGCATTGACAAAGTAATTCCAGTAGATGTTTATATTCCGGGATGTCCGGCAAAACCTGAGGCAATGATAGATGGGCTTTACAAAGCTGCGCAGATTTTGAAGGATAAATATTCTCGTAGAGAAGTAATAGTTTCGGCAAAAAGCTTAGGTTAG
- a CDS encoding respiratory chain complex I subunit 1 family protein, producing MTWSDYLVFAAAVVLTPIIGGLITGLDRKVTALIQGRYGPPVLQPFYDVVKLLSKEKMIVNDFQIFAAYIYLLSAILSIGFFAIKADLLMIIFIMSIGLVFYIVGALATRSPYSQVGAQRELMQMLAYEPLLIFVLIGMYYVSGSFSLKSIMSHGRLLLDLPLIFLVLCLVLDIKIKKSPFDFSTSEHAHQELVRGILTDYSGPYLALIEIADWYELVLLLSMIAIFWSQNLIIGALISLLILFLDIIVDNISARMTLKWMLSFSWIVGIVFTVVNIGYLYFVSR from the coding sequence ATGACGTGGTCAGATTATTTAGTTTTTGCGGCGGCAGTTGTTTTGACGCCGATAATAGGCGGACTTATAACAGGATTGGACAGAAAGGTGACTGCGCTTATTCAAGGCAGGTATGGTCCACCTGTATTACAACCTTTTTATGACGTTGTAAAATTGCTTTCTAAAGAGAAGATGATAGTAAATGACTTCCAGATATTTGCAGCATATATATATTTGCTGTCGGCTATTTTAAGCATAGGTTTTTTTGCAATCAAAGCTGATTTGCTAATGATAATTTTTATAATGTCTATAGGGCTTGTATTTTACATCGTAGGTGCTTTGGCAACAAGATCACCTTACAGTCAAGTAGGAGCACAGAGGGAATTGATGCAGATGTTGGCCTATGAACCTCTCCTGATTTTTGTGCTTATTGGAATGTACTACGTATCTGGAAGTTTTAGCCTTAAGAGCATTATGTCACACGGAAGGTTGTTGCTGGATTTGCCACTTATATTCTTGGTGTTGTGCCTTGTTCTGGATATAAAGATTAAAAAATCTCCATTTGATTTTTCAACATCTGAGCATGCACATCAAGAGCTTGTAAGAGGTATTTTGACGGATTATTCTGGACCTTATTTAGCACTTATTGAAATAGCTGATTGGTATGAACTTGTGCTATTACTTTCAATGATAGCAATTTTTTGGTCTCAAAATCTTATAATTGGAGCTTTGATTTCTCTTTTAATATTGTTTTTAGATATAATTGTAGATAATATATCTGCAAGGATGACACTGAAATGGATGCTTAGTTTTAGCTGGATTGTAGGCATTGTCTTTACAGTGGTAAATATCGGATATTTGTATTTTGTATCGAGGTGA
- a CDS encoding NADH-quinone oxidoreductase subunit L, with product MSSDLILISIIVPIVMSLITITTGKSLARKTIVSATLVIVLLSALAVLKVVNVPTAINTSFYGIIDKLIKVGDYLLLLYTLYISFKVKEPKIAIFAILQILPLAFFELFMLKEQEVNTFYIDNLSIIMNLVVSVVGPIIAVYAFGYMDHHEEEKKLTKSRQSRFFAIILLFIGAMNGIIFSNNLMWIYFFWEITSLSSFLLISHDKTEEAIRNASKALWINMLGGFSLLVGIIILYKYTGIITLDALLKTNSSYILLIPVFFMVLAAFTKAAQMPFQSWLLGAMVAPTPVSALLHSSTMVKAAIYLILRLAPAFRGTTLSGFIALYGAFTFIATSVLALSQSNAKKILAYSTIANLGLMISSIGINTSSAITAAILLLIFHAVSKALLFLCVGTIEQNIGSRDIEDMKGLITKMPVTTIITFIGILSLMIAPFGMLLSKWMAIEAASKNLVVALLLIIGSAVTVMYYTRWIGNILSEGRNSKFFVEKQPLTIRFALYSLVTIAIVLSLAVTQLFNAIVKPEINMLKMSISVKAAAGYLESNLGGFSIYPVFFAIGLAVILAFLTIKNSHDIVQTKPYEAGLNYDDSNNGYDVKNYYLPSIINEALMTKYMNYISLILILAIFGGILL from the coding sequence ATGTCAAGTGATCTAATTTTAATAAGCATAATAGTTCCTATTGTAATGAGCTTGATAACCATTACAACTGGCAAGTCACTGGCTAGAAAGACAATTGTTTCAGCTACACTGGTAATTGTTTTATTAAGTGCATTGGCAGTGTTAAAAGTTGTAAATGTGCCAACGGCAATAAACACTTCATTTTATGGAATCATTGATAAACTGATAAAAGTTGGCGATTATTTACTGCTGCTTTATACATTATATATATCCTTTAAAGTAAAAGAACCTAAAATTGCAATTTTTGCAATACTGCAAATATTGCCACTTGCATTTTTTGAACTATTTATGCTAAAGGAACAAGAAGTAAATACATTTTACATTGACAACTTATCAATAATTATGAATTTGGTAGTTTCAGTAGTAGGACCTATAATTGCTGTATATGCATTTGGCTACATGGATCATCATGAAGAAGAAAAGAAACTGACTAAATCAAGACAATCTAGGTTTTTTGCCATTATTCTTTTATTTATCGGAGCTATGAATGGCATAATTTTTTCAAATAATTTAATGTGGATATATTTCTTCTGGGAAATAACGTCATTATCATCATTCCTGCTTATTTCTCATGATAAGACAGAAGAAGCGATTAGAAATGCGTCTAAAGCATTGTGGATTAATATGTTAGGCGGTTTTTCTTTGTTAGTAGGTATTATAATCCTTTATAAGTATACAGGAATAATAACACTGGATGCTCTATTAAAGACAAATAGTTCTTATATCCTCTTAATTCCAGTATTCTTTATGGTTCTGGCTGCATTTACTAAAGCAGCTCAAATGCCATTCCAAAGCTGGCTTTTAGGAGCGATGGTAGCACCGACACCAGTATCTGCGCTATTGCACTCAAGTACAATGGTGAAAGCTGCTATATACCTTATATTAAGGCTTGCACCTGCATTTAGAGGAACTACTTTAAGTGGTTTCATAGCATTATATGGAGCATTTACATTTATTGCAACTTCAGTTTTGGCATTAAGCCAAAGCAATGCAAAAAAGATACTTGCGTACTCCACAATCGCAAATTTGGGCTTGATGATATCAAGTATTGGAATCAACACGTCCAGTGCTATAACAGCAGCGATTTTGCTTTTAATATTCCATGCTGTATCAAAGGCGCTTTTGTTCCTGTGTGTTGGAACAATTGAGCAAAATATCGGCAGCCGTGACATCGAGGACATGAAGGGGCTTATTACAAAAATGCCTGTTACGACGATTATCACTTTTATAGGCATTCTTTCATTAATGATTGCTCCATTTGGAATGCTTTTAAGCAAGTGGATGGCAATAGAAGCTGCATCAAAAAATTTGGTTGTTGCTTTGCTTTTAATAATTGGCAGTGCAGTAACAGTTATGTACTACACAAGATGGATTGGAAATATTTTGTCTGAAGGTCGTAACAGCAAATTCTTTGTAGAAAAACAACCGTTAACCATTAGATTTGCTTTGTACAGTTTAGTTACGATAGCGATTGTATTGAGTTTGGCTGTTACACAGCTTTTTAATGCCATTGTTAAACCTGAGATAAACATGCTGAAGATGTCGATTTCTGTAAAAGCTGCAGCAGGATACCTTGAAAGCAACCTTGGAGGGTTTTCCATATATCCAGTATTTTTTGCCATAGGTTTAGCCGTTATCTTAGCATTTTTAACCATAAAGAATTCCCATGATATAGTTCAGACAAAGCCATACGAGGCTGGGCTTAATTACGATGACTCAAATAATGGCTATGATGTGAAAAATTATTATCTTCCAAGTATCATAAATGAAGCCTTGATGACGAAATACATGAATTACATCTCGCTTATTTTGATACTGGCTATTTTCGGAGGGATATTGCTATGA
- a CDS encoding AAA family ATPase, whose amino-acid sequence MVKEILIGISIALVIFAAILGIDITPIVIIGIMIFALSFILENKGLLSTSGKIVNPDTSVSFDDIGGQSTAISELKEALDFVINRDKIKKMGIRPLKGILLSGPPGTGKTLLAKAAAKYTNSSYVATSGSEFIEMYAGVGAQRVRKLFESAKALAKKEQKDSAIIFIDEIDILGAKRGTNESHHEYDQTLNQLLVEMDGIKSDNDINILVVAATNRPDMLDPALLRPGRFDRQVSVDLPDKSGRLQILKIHTRNKPLDENVNLEAIAEDTFGFSGAHLESLCNEAAILAMRDGSEKIMQKHMQEAVDKVILGEKTDKKPTEEEILRVSIHEAGHAIVGEIVNPNSVATVTIVPRGKALGFVRQTEKDDTLIYTKEQLENEIMVALGGTTAELLILNSRSTGSANDFEQAVDIAKKIVFTGLSNLGIISKDDISGDKVNEEVNRIIKEQEKKVKDLLKDKIDELNEISSILVKEETISGEYLRGILNGKNVEKAC is encoded by the coding sequence ATGGTTAAAGAAATACTTATAGGTATTTCAATTGCTTTAGTCATTTTTGCCGCTATTTTGGGCATTGATATTACGCCGATTGTTATAATAGGCATAATGATTTTTGCCTTAAGTTTTATACTGGAAAACAAAGGACTTTTAAGTACTTCCGGAAAAATCGTAAATCCTGATACAAGCGTATCGTTTGATGATATAGGGGGACAGAGTACAGCTATATCAGAATTAAAAGAAGCACTGGATTTTGTGATTAATAGGGATAAAATCAAAAAGATGGGCATAAGGCCACTTAAAGGCATACTTTTAAGCGGACCTCCTGGAACAGGCAAAACTCTGCTTGCTAAAGCGGCTGCTAAATACACTAACTCTAGCTATGTAGCTACATCTGGAAGTGAATTCATTGAGATGTATGCAGGTGTTGGTGCACAGAGGGTCAGAAAACTTTTCGAATCCGCAAAAGCATTGGCAAAAAAAGAACAAAAAGACAGTGCAATAATATTTATAGATGAAATAGATATTCTTGGGGCGAAAAGGGGTACAAATGAGAGCCATCATGAGTACGACCAGACGCTAAATCAGCTTCTTGTTGAAATGGATGGAATAAAAAGTGATAATGATATAAATATTCTTGTTGTTGCAGCCACAAACAGACCTGACATGCTGGACCCTGCTTTACTTAGACCAGGGAGATTTGACAGGCAGGTAAGTGTTGACCTGCCAGATAAAAGCGGCAGACTTCAGATATTGAAGATTCATACAAGAAACAAACCATTAGATGAAAATGTAAATCTGGAGGCAATTGCAGAAGATACATTTGGCTTTTCGGGTGCTCACCTTGAAAGTCTTTGCAATGAAGCTGCAATTTTGGCAATGAGGGATGGGTCAGAAAAAATAATGCAGAAACATATGCAGGAAGCAGTCGACAAAGTTATACTTGGTGAGAAAACTGATAAAAAACCTACTGAAGAAGAGATATTGAGAGTGTCAATACATGAAGCAGGACATGCTATAGTTGGTGAGATTGTCAATCCTAATTCTGTGGCTACTGTTACAATAGTGCCTAGAGGAAAAGCCCTAGGTTTTGTAAGACAGACTGAAAAAGACGATACATTAATATATACAAAAGAACAGTTGGAAAATGAAATAATGGTAGCACTAGGAGGAACTACTGCAGAGCTTCTAATCTTAAATAGCAGAAGCACTGGTTCGGCAAATGATTTTGAGCAAGCGGTAGATATCGCAAAGAAGATAGTATTTACGGGACTTTCAAATCTGGGCATTATCAGCAAAGATGATATATCAGGTGATAAAGTAAATGAAGAAGTAAATAGGATAATAAAAGAACAAGAAAAAAAAGTTAAAGATTTATTAAAAGATAAAATAGATGAGCTAAATGAAATATCAAGCATATTGGTTAAAGAAGAAACGATATCTGGCGAATATTTAAGAGGAATATTAAATGGCAAAAATGTTGAAAAAGCGTGCTAA
- a CDS encoding Mrp/NBP35 family ATP-binding protein, producing the protein MITKEQILNVLKDVYDPEIGRSIVDLNMVDNINIDGNIVTIDIKLTIKGCPLQNSIKEDVINKVKNLEGVDDVVVNMGAMTEEERQKLANSMNQGKVPLFEKTRVIAVGSGKGGVGKSTVSANLAVALGRLGYKVGLIDADVLGFSIPRLLGIVGERPYALDENTILPIEKYGIKVISMGNFADEDTPLIWRGPLLGGVLEQFMNDVYWGNLDYMIIDLPPGTGDIPLTIMQKIPEQKFLLVTTPQASASHVAGRIAYMAQKVNIDLIGIAENMSYFECPDCHKRYSIFGEGETEKLAKELNTDVLVKIPIEIKIREKSDIGLPVAFINDPEAKYYMELAKKASEKVKPIR; encoded by the coding sequence TTGATTACAAAAGAACAAATTTTAAATGTGCTAAAAGATGTTTACGATCCTGAAATAGGAAGAAGCATCGTAGACCTTAACATGGTCGACAATATTAATATAGATGGCAATATAGTTACAATTGACATAAAGTTAACTATTAAAGGATGTCCACTTCAAAACAGCATAAAAGAGGATGTAATAAATAAGGTTAAAAATCTTGAAGGTGTTGATGATGTGGTAGTCAACATGGGTGCCATGACAGAAGAGGAAAGGCAGAAACTTGCAAACAGCATGAATCAGGGTAAAGTACCTTTATTTGAGAAAACTCGTGTGATAGCGGTAGGAAGTGGTAAAGGCGGTGTTGGGAAATCAACTGTTTCTGCAAATCTTGCTGTTGCACTGGGAAGATTGGGTTATAAAGTGGGTTTAATTGATGCCGATGTTTTAGGCTTTAGCATACCGCGTCTTTTAGGCATAGTAGGCGAAAGGCCATACGCTTTAGATGAGAATACGATATTGCCGATTGAAAAATACGGCATCAAAGTGATATCTATGGGGAATTTTGCAGATGAAGATACGCCCCTTATTTGGAGAGGCCCACTTTTAGGAGGAGTACTTGAGCAGTTTATGAATGACGTTTATTGGGGAAACCTTGACTACATGATAATTGACTTGCCACCTGGTACTGGGGACATACCTCTTACAATAATGCAAAAAATACCAGAGCAAAAGTTTTTGCTTGTGACGACGCCACAAGCATCTGCATCCCATGTAGCAGGAAGAATTGCTTATATGGCTCAAAAGGTGAACATAGATTTGATAGGTATAGCGGAGAACATGTCGTATTTTGAGTGCCCTGATTGTCATAAAAGGTACAGTATCTTTGGAGAAGGCGAAACAGAAAAACTGGCAAAAGAGTTAAATACAGATGTGCTTGTGAAGATTCCTATAGAGATAAAGATAAGGGAGAAAAGTGATATTGGATTGCCTGTAGCGTTTATAAATGATCCTGAGGCAAAATATTATATGGAACTTGCGAAAAAAGCATCAGAAAAAGTAAAACCGATACGCTAA
- a CDS encoding protease complex subunit PrcB family protein translates to MNNEEVIHMMLKKATTLPQNVQDVLNKMLDHQDYSLVSSNGLYYIIATRGEMRTSGYSINIDDAKIIKDSDDTTLEVNVSYVNPARDSYVSQVLTYPHDVKSFTYDGKITKVIINTKVGRNITKVNYIKM, encoded by the coding sequence ATGAATAACGAGGAAGTGATACACATGATGTTGAAAAAAGCAACCACTTTACCTCAAAATGTACAAGATGTTTTAAATAAAATGTTGGATCATCAGGATTATTCTTTGGTTAGCAGTAACGGATTATACTATATAATAGCTACAAGAGGTGAAATGCGTACATCAGGTTACTCAATAAATATTGATGATGCTAAAATAATCAAAGATTCTGATGATACAACATTAGAGGTAAATGTATCATATGTGAATCCAGCTAGAGATTCTTACGTTTCTCAAGTTTTGACGTATCCACATGATGTAAAAAGTTTTACATATGACGGCAAAATCACGAAAGTAATAATAAATACAAAAGTAGGTCGTAATATTACAAAAGTAAACTATATTAAAATGTGA
- a CDS encoding HPr family phosphocarrier protein produces MKEFNVYLNSIDKVKNFVEKMSKYPFDIDIVSGRYVIDAKSIMGIFSLNLENQLTVIPHTEDEEALSKFSDDIKEYIA; encoded by the coding sequence ATGAAAGAATTTAACGTCTATTTAAATTCAATTGATAAAGTCAAGAATTTCGTAGAAAAGATGTCAAAATACCCTTTTGATATTGATATTGTATCCGGACGTTATGTTATCGATGCAAAATCAATCATGGGAATCTTCAGTTTAAACCTTGAAAATCAACTTACAGTAATACCACACACCGAAGATGAAGAAGCCTTGTCAAAATTCTCTGATGACATAAAAGAATACATAGCATAG
- the rsmA gene encoding 16S rRNA (adenine(1518)-N(6)/adenine(1519)-N(6))-dimethyltransferase RsmA has translation MKVKGFNIKKKLGQNFIFDENILSKIADLADIKKDDNVIEIGAGLGTLTRKIAERAKSVVAYEIDDEAVDILRDNLREYKNLIILNNDIMKADLKGVVDKYFDGNECKVVANLPYYITSPIIMKLLESHLMKDITILIQKEVAQRICAEPGSKEYGVLTIAVNYYSKPEMLFNLPPEVFSPKPKVSSTLIKLHVLDEPPVFVKNEKFFFKVVKASFGQRRKVITNSLKSLNIDQSIIIEALSKCGIDFKQRGETLSIEKFAELANAIYDMKM, from the coding sequence ATGAAAGTGAAAGGATTTAATATCAAAAAGAAACTTGGTCAAAACTTTATATTTGATGAAAACATATTGTCAAAGATAGCCGATTTAGCTGATATAAAAAAAGATGACAATGTAATAGAAATCGGCGCAGGTCTAGGAACACTGACTAGAAAGATTGCGGAGAGAGCAAAAAGTGTGGTGGCTTATGAAATAGACGATGAAGCTGTGGATATTTTAAGAGATAATTTAAGAGAATATAAAAATTTAATCATATTAAATAATGACATTATGAAAGCTGACTTAAAAGGCGTTGTTGATAAGTATTTTGATGGTAATGAATGCAAGGTTGTTGCAAATTTGCCGTATTACATAACATCACCAATTATAATGAAGCTTTTAGAGTCACATTTAATGAAAGACATAACGATTTTGATACAAAAAGAAGTGGCCCAGAGAATATGTGCAGAACCAGGAAGCAAAGAATACGGTGTATTAACTATTGCTGTAAATTATTACTCAAAACCGGAGATGTTGTTTAATCTTCCTCCAGAAGTCTTTTCTCCAAAGCCAAAGGTAAGTTCAACGCTTATTAAACTGCATGTTCTTGATGAGCCACCTGTATTTGTGAAAAATGAAAAGTTCTTTTTCAAGGTTGTAAAGGCGTCATTTGGACAAAGGAGAAAAGTCATAACAAATTCATTAAAGTCGTTGAATATAGATCAATCTATAATCATAGAAGCCTTATCAAAATGCGGAATAGATTTTAAACAGAGGGGAGAGACGCTTTCTATAGAAAAATTTGCTGAGCTGGCAAATGCTATTTATGATATGAAAATGTAA
- a CDS encoding G5 domain-containing protein, giving the protein MDASNRRIWPAALIEFVKKPAVILILAALAISLAGISVYVNLKKQVTITDNGKTIVATTFKSTVKDLLAEKNIKFRKEDVITPSLDSKLKEGMKVNIKRAYPVVIHVDGKDITIYTVKPTLKDVLAQGKITLSPIDKISTPITSKTYSGMNVTITRVDEKIITQDEDIAYEVQTVKNDDMARGQTKVVQEGQNGKREKTIKITYEDGKEISRQVLKDVVVQNPINEIVQVGTLGLLTTSRGETYRYREMKIMDATGYDAPPGSLTYTGATVRRGIIAVDPRVIPLGTRLYVEGYGPGVAADIGEAIKGNIIDLFFTSYKEACNWGRRTVRVYILK; this is encoded by the coding sequence ATGGATGCAAGCAACCGAAGAATTTGGCCGGCTGCACTTATTGAATTTGTCAAAAAACCGGCTGTAATTCTGATATTGGCTGCATTGGCTATTTCATTAGCAGGTATAAGTGTATACGTTAACTTGAAAAAACAAGTTACAATCACAGATAATGGAAAAACAATTGTTGCAACGACATTTAAAAGCACAGTTAAAGATTTATTAGCAGAGAAAAATATAAAGTTTAGAAAAGAAGATGTTATTACACCTTCATTGGATTCAAAATTAAAAGAAGGCATGAAGGTAAACATCAAAAGAGCATACCCCGTGGTAATTCACGTTGATGGAAAAGATATAACAATATACACAGTAAAGCCAACATTAAAAGATGTATTAGCACAAGGGAAAATCACACTAAGCCCTATCGATAAAATAAGCACCCCTATAACTAGCAAAACATACAGCGGTATGAATGTTACAATAACCAGAGTAGATGAAAAGATTATTACACAAGATGAAGATATAGCTTACGAAGTACAGACAGTAAAAAATGATGATATGGCAAGAGGACAGACGAAGGTTGTACAGGAAGGACAAAACGGAAAGCGTGAAAAAACAATAAAGATTACATATGAAGATGGAAAGGAAATATCACGCCAAGTTTTAAAAGATGTTGTAGTGCAAAACCCTATAAACGAGATAGTGCAGGTAGGTACATTGGGGCTTTTGACTACATCAAGGGGAGAGACCTATAGATATAGAGAGATGAAGATAATGGATGCCACAGGATATGATGCACCGCCTGGTTCTTTAACTTATACAGGCGCTACAGTAAGGCGTGGCATAATTGCTGTTGATCCTCGTGTGATACCATTAGGTACCAGGTTATATGTTGAGGGGTATGGGCCTGGGGTTGCAGCAGATATTGGGGAAGCGATAAAAGGCAATATCATCGATTTGTTCTTTACATCGTATAAAGAAGCATGTAATTGGGGAAGACGAACTGTAAGAGTTTATATACTTAAGTAG